The Mustela erminea isolate mMusErm1 chromosome 6, mMusErm1.Pri, whole genome shotgun sequence genome includes a region encoding these proteins:
- the SNU13 gene encoding NHP2-like protein 1 isoform X1 produces MTEADVNPKAYPLADAHLTKKLLDLVQQSCNYKQLRKGANEATKTLNRGISEFIVMAADAEPLEIILHLPLLCEDKNVPYVFVRSKQALGRACGVSRPVIACSVTIKEGSQLKQQIQSIQQSIERLLV; encoded by the exons ATG ACTGAGGCTGATGTGAATCCGAAGGCCTACCCCCTCGCAGACGCCCACCTTACCAAGAAACTACTGGACCTTGTTCAGCAATCATGTAACTACAAGCAGCTTCGGAAAGGAGCCAATGAAG CTACCAAAACCCTCAACAGAGGCATCTCTGAGTTCATCGTGATGGCTGCAGACGCGGAGCCCCTGGAAATCATCCTGCACCTTCCGCTGCTCTGTGAGGATAAGAATGTGCCCTACGTGTTCGTGCGCTCCAAGCAGGCCCTGGGGCGGGCCTGCGGGGTGTCCAGGCCTGTCATCGCCTGTTCTGTCACCATCAAAGAAGGCTCCCAGCTGAAGCAGCAGATCCAGTCCATTCAGCAGTCCATCGAAAGGCTCTTAGTCTAA